CCGAAGATCGCAACAAGAAGTGAATGACGCCTCTCCGCTTCGCGCGGAGGCGTTTGGTTGTACTCGAAGATCTCTTCCGTGCGCCGCCGGGAGTTCTGAAACGCAGCTTCCGACTCGGTGTAGACGAGCCCCTTGGCGATCCGGGCGAGCACTTCCTCGTTGCGTGTATCCCCCACGGCGGGACACTCCCTTGTCCGGTTCCTCGGGCACAGGATTGACGTGCCCCTGATCGACTGCGCTCAGAGCCTATGCGGAGAACTCGGCCACCGGCGTAGGCGGCCGGCTGTCGCTCCACCTCCCGGACGGTACCGAGGTGAGCCCCGAGATCGTCGCGGTCCACGGCCGGGGTCTCGGCCTGGCCGCAGCGGCCATGGACCGGACGTCCCTGGCCCGGCATGTCACCTCGGGCTTCGACAACACGCTGCTGGTACGCGGCGGCCCGCGGTGCTCGTCGGCGCCACCCGGCGCCAGGTGCTCCGTTGGGGGCCGGCCTGCTGGTCCCAGCGGTAAATGATCACCACGACCCCTCTTGAATGTTCTATGCCATAACCCATAAGTTACTAACAGGTAGCTCGCGCGGGGCGGGCCGCATCGGCATCGGGAAGCGGGGGAGCGGGTGAGCCCGCGCAGGAGTGACAGCCGTGACCAGATGATCCTCAGCGCCGCTGTGCTGTTGCGTGAACACGGGGCGAGCGCCACGAGTATCGACCGGGTGCTCGCCCACAGCGGAGCTCCCCGAGGCTCGGTCTATCACCACTTTCCCGGCGGGCGGGTGCAGCTCATCGGCGAGGCGGTGGCACTGGCGGGGGACTTCATCACGGGCCTGATCGATGCCGCCGTGCAGGCGGACGATCCGGTGGACGCCGTCGATGCGTTCTTCGTGCTGTGGCGCGACCGGCTCGTCGGCAGTGGTTTCCGGGCCGGCTGTCCGATCGTGGCGGTGGCCGTCGAGACCAACGACGACGCACCCCAGCTCGCCCGCTTGGCCGCCGCGGTCTTCGCCCGCTGGCA
This genomic interval from Streptomyces sp. NBC_00464 contains the following:
- a CDS encoding TetR/AcrR family transcriptional regulator; translated protein: MSPRRSDSRDQMILSAAVLLREHGASATSIDRVLAHSGAPRGSVYHHFPGGRVQLIGEAVALAGDFITGLIDAAVQADDPVDAVDAFFVLWRDRLVGSGFRAGCPIVAVAVETNDDAPQLARLAAAVFARWQEALAALFVQHGLTEERSRRLGAFVVAAVEGAVIMCRAEQSTAPIEAAAAEIHDLLLHALRDRSGAEPRPRS